A single genomic interval of Bacteroidota bacterium harbors:
- a CDS encoding OmpH family outer membrane protein, translating into MMKKSLVLACVAVLLTGITAFAQTLKFGHIDSGQLIQMMPQTKQADSTLKKFGESLDSQLKGMTVEYQTKLQAYQSKADSMPDAIRTTKEKELTDLGNRIQDFQQTAQESIQKKKEELYGPILKKAEDAIKDIAKEKAYSYIFDTSLGSVIFAQESDNIMPLVKARLGIK; encoded by the coding sequence ATGATGAAAAAATCACTGGTGCTTGCATGTGTTGCCGTACTTCTGACCGGGATAACTGCCTTTGCACAAACTCTTAAATTCGGCCATATTGATTCCGGGCAACTGATCCAGATGATGCCGCAAACAAAACAAGCTGACAGTACACTGAAAAAATTCGGCGAGTCACTGGATTCCCAGCTGAAAGGTATGACTGTAGAATACCAAACAAAATTACAGGCATATCAGTCAAAAGCAGATTCAATGCCCGACGCGATCCGGACTACCAAAGAAAAGGAATTGACTGACCTTGGCAATCGTATCCAGGATTTCCAACAGACTGCTCAGGAATCTATCCAGAAAAAGAAAGAAGAACTGTACGGTCCGATCCTGAAAAAAGCTGAAGACGCGATTAAAGATATCGCGAAAGAAAAAGCATACTCATACATCTTCGATACAAGCCTCGGCAGTGTGATCTTTGCACAGGAAAGCGATAACATAATGCCTCTTGTGAAAGCCCGCCTCGGTATCAAGTAA
- a CDS encoding outer membrane beta-barrel protein: MNFTRTPILLLFLTCLFCSPANGQYNEIGIQAGVANYKGELSPHTFNTDFIHPAFGAFFRHNWNRHWSWKLELNYGRISGDDAKATTGFELDRNLSFYSNILELSPQIEFNFFPYETGNSDFPFTPYLFTGISVFHFNPKAELNGEVYELQPLGTEGQGYNGTKEYKRIQLAIPIGGGIKITGSGRVGVGIEVGARRTYTDYLDDVSTTYPDMARLLSTRGPAAVALSDRSFSRSDTTVFTPVFRKQRGNSRDKDWYIFAGITIYIRLTSLQRDICRPFRMRRY; encoded by the coding sequence ATGAATTTTACGAGAACTCCAATCCTCCTCCTGTTTCTGACTTGCCTCTTTTGCAGCCCTGCAAATGGCCAGTACAACGAAATTGGTATCCAGGCCGGTGTCGCCAATTACAAAGGAGAACTCTCCCCGCATACCTTCAATACCGATTTTATTCATCCTGCTTTCGGAGCCTTCTTTCGACACAACTGGAACCGCCATTGGAGCTGGAAACTAGAGCTGAATTACGGTCGTATTTCAGGCGATGATGCCAAAGCGACGACCGGTTTTGAACTCGACAGAAATTTATCTTTCTATTCAAATATTCTTGAACTCTCCCCTCAGATAGAATTCAACTTTTTCCCCTATGAAACAGGGAATTCAGACTTTCCGTTTACTCCTTATCTATTCACCGGAATTTCCGTCTTCCATTTCAATCCAAAAGCTGAATTGAATGGCGAAGTTTATGAATTACAACCACTCGGAACCGAAGGCCAGGGCTACAATGGCACGAAAGAATACAAACGAATCCAGCTCGCCATTCCTATCGGAGGTGGAATAAAAATTACCGGAAGTGGTCGTGTTGGTGTGGGAATAGAAGTCGGTGCCCGCAGAACTTACACCGATTACCTCGATGATGTTAGTACCACCTATCCTGACATGGCCAGACTTTTATCCACCCGAGGCCCTGCTGCTGTTGCACTTTCAGACAGATCATTTTCCCGATCAGATACAACCGTTTTCACTCCTGTTTTCAGAAAACAAAGAGGTAATTCAAGGGATAAAGATTGGTACATTTTTGCCGGAATCACCATCTATATCCGGCTGACCAGTCTGCAAAGAGACATCTGCAGGCCATTCAGAATGCGTCGATATTGA
- the bamA gene encoding outer membrane protein assembly factor BamA, whose product MKRFLFTVLLFISIQTLYAQVQLGGDSLIVDYGNPKQFVIGGVIVTGTQYLDEGVLINLSGLIVGDTIEVPGDKTTKAITNLWKQGLFSDVKVLATRTQGQTIFLELRLQERPRLSKFSFKGVSKSEADKIREKVKLERDKVVTENVIASTKNIVKNFYVDKGYLNAVVTINEIRDTTFANREILEIVVDKKSKVKIHRIYIDGNTAFTDGKLKRAMKDTKEKRWYKIFTSSKFLDEKYQDDKTKLIAKYADRGYRDAAIVKDTVFAHDEKSMDIRIQVQEGHQYFFRNITWVGNTKHSSQELSSILGIKKGDIYDQSVLDQRLFMSQNSRDVSSLYMDDGYLFFSVTPVEINVESDSIDLEMRIYEGKQARINKVTVVGNTKTNDRVIMREIRTKPGQLFSRTDIIRTQRELAQLGYFDQEKLGVNPKPNPADGTVDIEYTVEEKPSDQLELSGGYGANQLVGTLGLSFNNFSARNTFKKGAWRPLPSGDGQRLSLRGQTNGKYYQSYNISFTEPWLGGKKPNSFSVSLFHSVQSNGYAKESPLRQSITISGASVGLGKRLKKPDDFFSIYHEINYQYYVLSNYGSTFLFSDGVANNLSFQETISRNSIDAPIYPRSGSQLSLTAQFTPPYSLFSNKDYKTASDNEKYKFIEYHKWKFSSLWFTRIAGNLVLHTKIQYGFLGLYNREIGASPFERFYLGGDGLSGYALDGREIIALRGYENNSLSPRNIYNNTIGGTIFDKYTLELRYPLSLNPSATIYILGFAEGGNSWLKFNQFNPFSAKRSLGGGIRIFLPVFGLLGLDWGYGFDKIPNDPNANGAQFHFSIGQQF is encoded by the coding sequence ATGAAAAGATTTCTTTTTACTGTTCTCCTTTTTATTTCCATTCAAACCCTCTATGCACAAGTGCAACTGGGCGGAGACAGCCTCATCGTTGATTACGGAAATCCGAAGCAATTCGTGATCGGTGGAGTTATCGTTACCGGAACACAATACCTGGATGAAGGTGTATTGATTAACTTATCCGGATTGATCGTTGGCGATACCATTGAAGTGCCCGGAGACAAAACCACTAAAGCCATCACCAATCTTTGGAAACAGGGATTGTTTTCTGATGTGAAAGTGCTTGCAACCCGTACACAGGGACAAACCATTTTCCTTGAACTACGTCTCCAGGAAAGACCACGCTTATCTAAATTCTCTTTCAAAGGTGTCAGCAAATCTGAAGCCGATAAAATTCGCGAAAAAGTAAAACTGGAACGCGACAAAGTTGTAACCGAAAATGTAATCGCTTCCACGAAAAATATCGTGAAGAATTTTTACGTCGATAAAGGTTACCTCAATGCAGTAGTGACGATCAATGAAATCAGAGATACTACTTTCGCCAACAGGGAAATTCTGGAGATTGTCGTTGACAAGAAAAGCAAAGTTAAAATCCACCGGATTTATATCGATGGAAATACCGCCTTTACCGATGGCAAACTGAAACGGGCGATGAAAGATACCAAGGAGAAACGTTGGTATAAGATTTTCACCTCATCAAAATTCTTGGATGAAAAATATCAGGATGACAAGACCAAATTAATCGCGAAGTATGCTGATCGTGGTTATCGCGACGCTGCAATTGTAAAAGATACTGTTTTCGCTCATGATGAGAAATCAATGGATATCCGTATCCAGGTTCAGGAAGGGCATCAGTATTTCTTCCGGAACATCACCTGGGTGGGAAACACCAAACATTCATCTCAGGAACTCAGCAGTATTCTTGGAATTAAAAAAGGTGACATCTACGATCAGAGTGTACTCGATCAACGTCTGTTCATGAGTCAGAACAGCCGTGACGTCAGTTCCCTGTACATGGACGATGGATATCTTTTCTTCTCTGTAACACCGGTAGAAATCAATGTGGAGTCCGACAGTATCGATCTTGAAATGCGGATTTACGAAGGGAAGCAGGCACGTATCAACAAAGTAACTGTTGTTGGTAATACAAAAACAAACGATCGTGTCATCATGCGTGAGATCCGTACCAAGCCCGGACAACTGTTCAGCCGTACCGACATCATCCGCACACAGCGAGAATTGGCACAGCTGGGTTATTTCGATCAGGAGAAACTCGGGGTGAATCCAAAACCAAATCCTGCCGATGGTACCGTGGATATTGAATACACTGTCGAAGAAAAACCTTCGGATCAGTTGGAATTATCGGGTGGTTATGGTGCCAATCAATTGGTCGGAACCCTTGGTCTTTCTTTCAATAATTTCTCCGCACGTAACACCTTCAAAAAAGGTGCATGGCGTCCTTTGCCTTCCGGTGATGGGCAGCGTTTGAGTTTGCGTGGACAAACCAATGGAAAATACTACCAGAGCTATAACATATCTTTTACAGAACCATGGTTGGGAGGCAAAAAGCCAAATTCATTCAGCGTCTCTTTATTTCATTCTGTTCAGTCTAACGGATATGCGAAAGAAAGTCCGCTTCGTCAATCCATCACCATTTCAGGAGCATCTGTTGGTCTTGGAAAGCGATTGAAAAAACCGGATGATTTCTTTTCCATTTATCATGAAATCAATTACCAATACTATGTCCTGAGTAATTACGGTAGCACTTTCCTGTTCAGTGATGGTGTTGCCAATAACCTCAGCTTTCAGGAAACTATTTCAAGGAATTCAATAGATGCTCCGATTTATCCTCGCAGTGGTTCACAGCTTTCTTTGACTGCTCAGTTCACTCCGCCTTATTCCTTATTCAGTAATAAAGATTACAAAACAGCGAGTGATAACGAGAAATACAAATTCATTGAATACCACAAATGGAAATTCTCTTCACTGTGGTTTACACGTATTGCCGGAAACCTTGTACTCCATACAAAAATCCAATACGGATTCCTCGGACTCTACAACAGGGAAATCGGCGCATCACCCTTTGAACGCTTCTACCTCGGTGGTGACGGGCTCTCCGGTTACGCCCTGGATGGTCGTGAAATCATTGCCCTTCGTGGTTATGAAAACAATTCCCTCAGCCCGCGTAACATCTATAACAATACCATCGGTGGCACAATCTTTGACAAATACACTTTAGAACTCCGTTATCCATTGTCATTAAATCCATCCGCCACTATCTACATTCTTGGTTTTGCCGAAGGAGGAAATTCCTGGCTGAAATTCAACCAGTTCAATCCTTTCAGCGCGAAACGTTCACTCGGTGGCGGTATCCGGATCTTCCTTCCTGTCTTCGGATTGCTGGGACTTGACTGGGGTTACGGTTTTGATAAGATTCCGAACGATCCAAACGCGAATGGGGCTCAATTCCATTTCTCAATTGGTCAACAATTTTAA
- a CDS encoding OmpH family outer membrane protein, which produces MKKAFSTRSIFVAFALLLCLASSSTQAQKYAYVNTQYILENIPDYKNAQQQLDNLSIQWQKEIEDKYAIIDKLYKAYQAEQVLLTEEMKKRRQDEISQKEKDVKDLQKQRFGYEGDLFKKKQEMVKPIQDKIYNAVKKLATDQSYAVIFDKSSDLIMLYANPKYDKSDDILLALGFKPAKKESGAGAAKGGESTSPAGTPDRAPSKTDEPKK; this is translated from the coding sequence ATGAAAAAGGCCTTCTCAACCCGATCCATTTTTGTCGCATTCGCACTTTTATTGTGCCTTGCTTCGTCTTCTACACAAGCACAGAAATATGCTTATGTAAATACCCAGTACATCCTCGAAAATATTCCGGATTACAAAAACGCCCAACAACAACTCGATAACCTGTCGATTCAGTGGCAAAAAGAAATCGAAGATAAATATGCTATCATCGATAAACTTTACAAAGCTTACCAGGCTGAGCAGGTTTTACTTACTGAAGAAATGAAAAAACGTCGCCAGGACGAAATTTCTCAGAAGGAAAAAGACGTAAAAGATTTACAGAAACAACGCTTCGGTTATGAAGGAGATCTTTTCAAAAAGAAACAGGAAATGGTAAAACCCATTCAGGACAAGATCTACAATGCTGTAAAAAAGCTTGCTACTGACCAGAGTTATGCGGTGATTTTTGACAAATCAAGTGATCTGATTATGTTGTATGCTAATCCGAAGTACGATAAAAGCGACGACATCCTGCTTGCACTCGGGTTCAAGCCTGCGAAAAAAGAATCCGGAGCAGGCGCTGCTAAAGGAGGAGAATCCACATCTCCGGCAGGAACTCCTGATCGCGCACCTTCAAAGACTGACGAACCGAAAAAATAA
- the xth gene encoding exodeoxyribonuclease III, which translates to MKRIVSYNVNGIRSALNKGLPDWIRSVQPDILCVQELKAMADQVDVSFFEEEGYHHYWFPAQKKGYSGVAIYTRVKPTHVEYGCGIPESDYEGRVIRADFGDVSVMSVYAPSGSSGDERQDFKMKWLASFAPYIQKLRKKRPNLIMAGDFNICHKAIDIHNPVSNANSSGFLPEERAWMDQFLSEDIVDTFRHFNKDPHQYTWWSFRANARNKNLGWRIDYQLATKPLESSLVRSVLLPEAKHSDHCPVLLEVDF; encoded by the coding sequence ATGAAAAGAATCGTTTCTTATAATGTTAACGGTATCCGTTCAGCCTTGAACAAAGGCTTACCCGATTGGATCCGTTCCGTACAACCGGATATACTTTGTGTGCAGGAATTAAAAGCGATGGCAGACCAGGTGGATGTATCCTTTTTTGAAGAGGAAGGATATCATCATTACTGGTTCCCTGCCCAGAAAAAAGGATACAGCGGTGTTGCCATTTACACACGTGTGAAACCCACTCATGTTGAATATGGCTGCGGCATTCCGGAGTCTGATTACGAAGGCCGGGTGATCCGCGCTGATTTTGGCGATGTCTCTGTAATGAGTGTCTATGCTCCATCCGGCTCCAGTGGTGATGAGCGGCAGGATTTTAAAATGAAATGGCTGGCATCATTTGCTCCCTATATTCAAAAGCTCAGAAAGAAGCGTCCCAATTTGATCATGGCCGGTGATTTCAATATTTGCCATAAGGCAATAGACATTCATAATCCGGTGAGCAACGCGAACAGTTCAGGATTTTTGCCTGAAGAAAGAGCATGGATGGATCAGTTCCTGAGTGAAGATATCGTGGATACATTCCGGCATTTCAATAAAGATCCGCATCAATATACCTGGTGGAGTTTTCGTGCTAATGCAAGAAACAAGAACCTGGGATGGCGGATCGATTATCAATTGGCTACAAAACCTTTGGAAAGCAGTCTTGTCCGATCAGTTCTGTTACCTGAAGCAAAACACAGTGATCATTGTCCGGTTTTGCTGGAAGTGGATTTTTGA
- a CDS encoding isoprenyl transferase has translation MSLKDKIIPGKLPLHLAVIMDGNGRWAQKQGQMRVFGHQNGVKAVRDTTEAAAEIGIKYLTLYAFSTENWNRPREEVDALMELLIHTINQEKETLHKNNIRLLAIGDLKSLPAGCYQELQEAIRETAGNTRMSLVLALSYSSKWELTNAMREIAREVEEGKIKADDINEQSIASHLNTASIPDPELLIRTSGEHRISNFLLWQIAYSELYFTDKLWPEFGKEDLYEALIDYQNRERRFGLVSEQLPKP, from the coding sequence ATGAGTCTTAAAGACAAAATAATTCCGGGTAAGCTACCGTTGCACCTTGCCGTCATCATGGACGGGAATGGACGATGGGCGCAAAAACAAGGACAGATGCGGGTGTTTGGTCATCAAAATGGCGTAAAGGCCGTGCGTGATACCACAGAAGCCGCAGCTGAAATAGGGATCAAATACCTGACCTTGTACGCCTTTTCTACTGAAAACTGGAATCGCCCAAGAGAAGAAGTTGACGCGTTGATGGAACTCCTGATACACACCATCAACCAGGAAAAGGAAACGCTTCATAAAAATAATATTCGCCTGCTTGCCATTGGTGATTTGAAATCACTTCCTGCAGGTTGTTACCAGGAATTGCAGGAAGCGATCCGTGAAACTGCAGGCAACACACGCATGTCACTCGTGCTCGCGTTGAGTTATAGTTCCAAATGGGAACTCACCAATGCAATGCGTGAGATCGCAAGGGAAGTTGAAGAAGGAAAAATTAAAGCGGATGATATCAATGAGCAATCGATCGCGTCCCATTTGAATACCGCGTCCATTCCTGATCCTGAATTACTGATCAGAACAAGCGGAGAACACCGGATCAGCAATTTCCTCTTGTGGCAAATAGCTTACTCCGAATTATACTTTACAGATAAGCTCTGGCCGGAATTCGGAAAAGAAGATTTGTACGAAGCCCTGATCGATTACCAAAACCGCGAAAGACGTTTTGGCCTTGTGAGCGAACAATTACCTAAACCCTGA